In Ipomoea triloba cultivar NCNSP0323 chromosome 15, ASM357664v1, one genomic interval encodes:
- the LOC116005843 gene encoding protein FAR1-RELATED SEQUENCE 5-like has product METGMNMNSASGVCDEGYSTDIGVEGSACDMEISPGMTKYWRPICANSLKPHVGQQFDSLDSAFGFYKQYAGFVGFDCRQSTTRKGRDGGIVLKHVLCSGKHWPYSQDTLFKRRELCEAFGFEYDVDESDQLSRVFLADAVSRKNFSLFGDVVSFDATYRSNRYNLVFVPFTDIDNHKRCITFGAGLLTKEDIDSYLWLLESFKKIMGHDSICVVTDQDPAVKVVVAQVFGASKHRFCMWHIMCKVGEKVGPVLSKDEVFRRKLNCIVWDNSIDPEAFELRWNQIMEKYGLGDNGWFRYLFESPVHFGHLHTFMMSLWRVCAIGAQRHAQAKLNADCEACFPVLKTPLTLERHAMGVYTISVFYDVQEEICAACFSCQVVSLSDSDGCVSYVIKDGDHRAWAVDLVLDDNCARCSCKMFERMGLLCKHIFFVFKDRGLESIPSRYLVHQWTKGACLHPIFDIDGIVVDQSAKVENVRLLTNLMWSDIYACVGLADGNIDRLSQIRSVINDQMKLFLQDGSENGSSVAVGSKQSVINLFCGSVSKASTVEVHDPVKAKNKGSGKRLKSGRELQASVQSNQGDVTLVMNMAITVGHVL; this is encoded by the exons ATGGAGACTG GTATGAATATGAACTCTGCTAGTGGGGTTTGTGATGAAGGTTATTCCACAGACATTGGTGTAGAAGGCAGTGCTTGTGATATGGAAATATCACCCGGTATGACTAAGTATTGGCGTCCAATTTGTGCCAACAGTTTGAAGCCTCATGTTGGGCAACAGTTTGATTCCTTGGATAGtgcttttggtttttataaacaaTATGCTGGCTTTGTTGGTTTTGACTGTAGGCAGAGCACAACTCGAAAGGGTAGAGATGGTGGTATTGTGTTGAAGCATGTT TTGTGTTCGGGCAAACATTGGCCCTACTCGCAAGATACGCTGTTTAAAAGGCGTGAATTGTGCGAAGCATTTGGGTTTGAATATGATGTTGATGAGTCTGACCAGCTCTCAAGGGTTTTCTTGGCGGACGCAGTATCAAGGAAGaacttttctttgtttggtgATGTTGTTTCGTTTGATGCTACATATCGTTCTAACAG GTATAATCTGGTTTTTGTCCCATTTACTGacattgataatcataagagaTGCATCACCTTTGGTGCTGGGCTGCTTACGAAGGAAGACATAGACTCATACCTGTGGCTTTTGGAGagttttaagaaaattatgGGTCATGATTCTATTTGCGTTGTTACAGATCAAGATCCAGCTGTGAAGGTTGTCGTTGCTCAAGTGTTTGGTGCGTCAAAACATAGATTTTGTATGTGGCATATAATGTGCAAGGTGGGAGAGAAGGTTGGACCGGTTTTGTCTAAAGACGAGGTGTTTAGGAGGAAGTTGAATTGCATCGTTTGGGATAATTCAATTGATCCCGAGGCCTTTGAGCTGCGATGGAATCAGATTATGGAGAAATATGGGTTGGGTGATAATGGTTGGTTTCGTTACTTGTTTGAGTCCCCCGTACATTTTGGGCATCTCCATACTTTCATGATGAGTTTATGGCGGGTTTG TGCTATTGGTGCACAGCGGCATGCCCAAGCAAAACTGAATGCTGATTGTGAAGCTTGTTTTCCCGTGTTGAAGACGCCATTGACGTTGGAGCGGCATGCCATGGGTGTTTACACAATTTCTGTGTTTTATGATGTTCAAGAGGAGATTTGTGCAGCTTGTTTTTCTTGTCAAGTGGTATCTTTGAGTGATTCTGATGGTTGCGTGTCTTACGTGATAAAAGATGGTGACCATCGAGCATGGGCTGTCGATTTAGTTTTGGATGATAATTGTGCAAGGTGTTCTTGCAAGATGTTTGAGAGGATGGGTTTGTTGTGTAAGcatatcttttttgtttttaaagatcgTGGTCTTGAGAGTATTCCTTCTAGGTATTTGGTGCATCAGTGGACAAAGGGTGCATGTTTGCACCCAATATTTGATATTGATGGTATAGTTGTTGATCAATCTGCGAAAGTGGAGAACGTTAGGCTGCTTACTAATCTTATGTGGTCTGATATTTATGCTTGTGTGGGGTTGGCTGATGGTAATATTGATCGTTTGTCACAGATACGAAGCGttattaatgatcaaatgaaattatttcttcaaGATGGGAGTGAGAATGGCAGTAGCGTGGCTGTTGGTAGCAAGCAAAGTgtgattaatttgttttgtggGTCTGTGTCCAAGGCCTCTACAGTGGAAGTGCACGACCCTGTCAAAGCTAAGAACAAGGGTAGTGGTAAGCGATTGAAGAGTGGGAGAGAGCTACAAGCAAGTGTGCAAAGCAATCAAGGAGATGTCACACTTGTGATGAATATGGCCATAACAGTAGGACATGTCctttaa